GGAAGGTCCGTAAACCGACCACTGCTCTTACATTAAGAACGCCCCGTGATTTAAGTCAATAGTACCTGAGCCGCAACCTCAATGTGATGCGTGTTGGGAAAGAAATCATACGCGCGAACGCTGCCGATTTTGTAATCACTTTTCGTCAGCACGCGAAGATCGCGCGCCAACGTGCTCACGTCGCACGACACATATACGACCATGCGCGGCCGCATTCGAACAATTTGCTCCATCAACTCGGCCGCACCAGTTCGCGGTGGATCGAGGATCACTATATCAGGTTTGTAGCGCGCGCGGCGGAGGAACTCCGCGGTCTCCGACGCTTTCATCGCGATAAACTGGCTGTCGCGCAAGCCCAGACGCGATGCGTTGCGGGCGGCCGCCGCAATCGCCGGCGCGTCTGCATCGACGCCCGTCACCCGCGCGCCGCGCCGCGCCACCGGCAGACTGAAATTTCCCGCGCCGCAGAACAGATCGAGCACCGCAGCTCCTTCGAGCGGCGCCGCCATCGCGATCACCGCGGCAACGAGCTTCAAGTTCTGCGCCCGATTCACCTGGCTGAACAGGTCAGCATCAGCCTCGAGCCAGAGACCATCTTCGAGCTCGATCCTGGTCGTGGCGTCGCCGATCACGTCGCGCTTATCGCCGGAGCGCAGAACGATGCCCGCGATCCCGCGATCGTCGGCGAGAACCTTGCGCGCGCGCTGCAACTCCTCCGCGCCCGCCGGCTTCTTCAAATATCCCACCAGCACGTTGCGATCGCCCGCGCGCACGACTTCGATCTCGTCGAGCTTGCGCGCGAGCGTGCGCGCCAGATGCACCGGCATTTTCATCCCGGGCTCCGCCACCATGCACGATTCAATCTCGACCATCGCGTCCGAGCCTGACTCGCGAAAGCCGAGCGCTCCGTGCGCTGCGGCCTTGAGCCTGATCCGCGCGCGATAACCAAACTCCTCGGGCGCAGGCTCAATGAGATCACGCGGCTCGAGCTTGATGTCGAGGGCATGCCCGAGCGTGCTCGCAACCAGCTCGGCCTTGATGCGAACCTGCGCGGGATACGTCAGATGTTGCCAATCGCAGCCCCCGCATCGCGGAAGATACGGGCACGGCGCAACGCGACGATCCGGTCCTGGCGCAACGATCGCGCGAATCTTGCCCAGCGCACTTCCGCGCCGCTGCCCGGCGACCTCGACCTCCAGGCGATCGCCCGGCGCCGCATGCGGAACCATCACGGTTAGGCCGTCGAGATGGCCAACGCCATACGGTCCGAAACTCATCGCACTGATTTCGATCTCGGGCATCCCGCCAATTCTAACTGGTTAGGTCGGCTGATGCTGGCACTCCTACCCACCAATCGCGCGCACTATAATGTGACGCTGGCCCAGCGCCACCATCTCCAACCCGATCCTGGTGACTCAATTGGCGATTGAAACTGAAGCAGACCTTCGCAACCTCATCGAGAAAAACGGCGCCTCCGACGATTCGCGCCGCCTCGCGGAATTCGCCGAGCAGCTTTTCGCGCGCGAGACACCCGACACTCGCGATCGGATTTCGGCGGCCGACCGCCTGACGCTGGCGCGCTCCGCATACGAATTCTTCTCCCTGCGCACCGAGCCGATCGCGATTCGCGTGATGCCCGGGTCAAGTGGCGAAGACACCGTCGCGATCGAAACGATGATGGTCGATCGCTCGTTCATCATCGACAGCCTGCTCGAATACTTCCGCAGCCGCGGCATCGAAGTCCGCATGATGCTGCATCCGGTGTTCCACGTGACGCGCGACGCCGAGGGACGCATCGCAAGTTTCGAACAAACGCACGCATCCGAGCACGCCGAATCCTTCACGCACGCCGAAATCGAGCTGCCATACTCAGCGAAGGCGGGCGAAGAAATTCGCCGCGACATGCTCGCGGTTCTGCGCGAGGTCCTTCAGGCGACCGACGATTTCTACGCGATGCGGTCGCAGGCGCTGCGCATCTGCGAGGAAACGGCGCCAATGCGCGAGCTGGTCGAGGTGCGCGACTTCCTCAGATGGCTGGTGCAAGGCGGCTTCGTCTTCCTCGGCTATCGCCGTTATCGCATCACCGGAGCGGGCGCGGCAGCGCGGTTCTCGGTCGAGCCGGGCACTGAGCTCGGCATCATGCGGGCGCACGATGAATCGCGTTTTCGCGAATCGGGTCTGCTCGACGAAATTGAACCCGCGCGGCGCGAGCTGTTCTTCGACGGTCCGCCGCTCGTCGTCGGCAAAACACTCGCCGAATCGCACGTGCATCGCCGCCGCCCGATGGACACGATCACGATTCGCCGCGGCGATCGTTCCGGACGCGTCAATCACTTCGACAACTTCGTCGGGATGTTCACGTCGAAGGCATATGCGGAAGAGTCGGAACACATTCCGATCCTGCGCGCCAAGCTGCGCGAGCTGCTCGACGCCGAAGGGGCGCGCCCCGGCTCGCACGATTACAAGACGCTGGTCGCCGCCTTCAACAGTTTTCCGAAAGATGAATTGTTCCGCGCGCCGCTTGAAGAGCTGCGCGATCAGCTCCGCTTAGTGCTCGACGTTAAGAGCGAGGCCGCCGTGCGGGTTGCGACGATCGTCGATGAGCATCGCGGCCACGTTGTCGTACTGATCGTGATGCCGCGCGAGGCCTTCTCCGCCGAAGTGCGCCTGCGAATCCAGGAGATGCTCGCGAAACGGCTCGACGGTCCGCTGGTGTACTACTATCTCGCAATCGGCGACAGCTACACGGCGCGGCTCCATTTCGCATTCGCGGCGAAACCGCCGCGGCCCGCTCTTCTGCGCGAGCTCGACAACGAGATCTCGCGGATGGCGCGGCGATGGGAAGATCGACTGCGCGATCAACTGATTAAAAACTACGGCGCGCCCCGCGGCCGCGAAGTCGCGATGCGGTGGGGCACCGCGTTCGACGCGGAATACAAGGCCGCGATCGGCACGACTCGCGCCGCTGCCGATATCGAGCAGATCGAGAAACTCGCGAGCGAAGGAAAATGGTTCAGCGTCGAGGCCAACGCACCAAGCTCGACCACTGAAGGCCTTTCCGAGCTGCGTATTATCGGATTGGGCGAGCCGCCGATGCTTTCCGATCTGATGCCGACGCTGCAGGATTTTTCGATCGAGGTCGTCGCCGAGCATTCTCACGAGTTGAAACCCGAGCTCGGCGGCGAGCACACGCGCGCCTATGTGCAGGCCTTCACGGTGCGCGGCCCCGAGCGTCAGCCCTTCGCTGCGATGCGCGGCGCGGCGCTCGTTGCCGATGCGATCGTCGCGGTGCGAA
The sequence above is a segment of the Candidatus Binataceae bacterium genome. Coding sequences within it:
- a CDS encoding RsmD family RNA methyltransferase, with translation MSFGPYGVGHLDGLTVMVPHAAPGDRLEVEVAGQRRGSALGKIRAIVAPGPDRRVAPCPYLPRCGGCDWQHLTYPAQVRIKAELVASTLGHALDIKLEPRDLIEPAPEEFGYRARIRLKAAAHGALGFRESGSDAMVEIESCMVAEPGMKMPVHLARTLARKLDEIEVVRAGDRNVLVGYLKKPAGAEELQRARKVLADDRGIAGIVLRSGDKRDVIGDATTRIELEDGLWLEADADLFSQVNRAQNLKLVAAVIAMAAPLEGAAVLDLFCGAGNFSLPVARRGARVTGVDADAPAIAAAARNASRLGLRDSQFIAMKASETAEFLRRARYKPDIVILDPPRTGAAELMEQIVRMRPRMVVYVSCDVSTLARDLRVLTKSDYKIGSVRAYDFFPNTHHIEVAAQVLLT